Below is a genomic region from Pseudomonas extremaustralis.
TTCGGCGGATTCCACCAGCAGGTAGCCTTTACCGGCGGCCGGCGGCGTCACGGTGACATTGGCGGTATCGCCGTCGCCATAGGCCGGTTTATCCAGCGCCAACTTGACCTGGTCGGGGCGCACGGCGCCGCCTTCGGTGTTGTCCTGAGCCTGGTAGCCGGCCCAGAAACGCAGGCTGCTGACCAGGCCGGTCTGCGGGTCTTCGACCTCGACGCGGTACGGGCCCCACTCCACCTGGAAGCTGACCTTGGCGGTGTCGCCGGCCTTGATGTTCAGGGTCTGCTCGTCGAGGTTGAGGAATTTTTCGTTGTAGTGGTAGCTCCAGCCATCGCTGTCGGAGTAGTTCCAGTAGTAATCGCGGCGCTCGCGCACCAGGCGCACCTTGAGGTTCTGCGCGGCGAGTTTCTGGCCGTCCTGATTGGCCAGCAGCACGTCGAATTCCACCGGACCATCACCGTTGGTTTCCTTGCCGTCAAACAGCCCGCGCAGGCCCGGCAGTTGCTCCGCCGGCCAGACCGGCTGCACCAGGCGCCGCGTGATCGGCCGCCCGCCGGATTCCTGCAGGCTGGCTTGCACAATCAACTGCAAGGGGGATTTGGCCTCGGTCCATTTGCTTTCCAGGGTCAGGTCTTCCTGACCGTTGGCGTCGAGCACGCTTTCGTCCAGCTCGAAATCCTGGCTCAGCTCTTCCTCGGTGACGGAGCCGAATTGATAGCCCGGCAGCGACTTCACCGCCTCGCGCAACGGCCGCACATAGACTTGCCCACTGACCCGATTGCCCGACGCCGGCGCACCATACAGGTAGCGGCCATTCACATGGATGACCGGGTTGTCCGCCGGGCTCAGCGCCGTGTCGCTGCCCTTGAGTTCCAGCGCCAGGCGCTCGGGCAGGAAATCTTCGACGAGGAACTCATACAACTGTGGTTTACCGTCGCCCAGGTCAAACACCAGTTGCCAACGCCCGGTCGGCGCTTCGCCGGCCAGTTGCAGTTGATATTGATAGAGGCCGGACGCGTCGGCGTCCCAGACGAATTTGCGGCTCACCTGTTCATCCGGGCGTCGCACTTCGACGCTCACCGGTTGCGGCTTGACGGCGTTGCCATCCTTGTCGCGCAGCAGCGCATTGAGCAGCACGGTTTCGCCGGGGCGATACAAATCCCGCGGGCCAAACACAAAGAATTGCAGCGGATGGGACGGTTGGCCGCCGATGTCGAACTCCGCCAGGTCGAGGGCGGCACTGTCCAGGCGCAGCAGGCTGGTCTGTTCGCCTTGCTTGGCCAGCAATACCTGGGCCTTTTTCGGCAACGGCAACTCGGCGTGGCCGCCCTTTTCGGTCTTACCCTGGCCAAGCACACGGCCATCGGCATCGAGCACTTCAAGGTCGACGCCATCCAACGCCTTGCCGCCTTCCAACGCCTGGGTGAACACATCCAGGCGATTGGCGTAACGGTGCACCGACAGGCCGATGTCACTGAGCGTGAACAGCGTGGCCGGTTGCGAATAGTTGTAGGTGCCCGACGCGCGCATCACCGCCAGATACACACCGGGTTGCTGCAATTGCTTGAGGCCAGCGATGGGCAGCAGCAGGGTTTCGCGGGTATTGCGCGCCGGATTCAGGTCGAAACGCCCGCCGTAGACCAGATCGGCCATCGGCAGCAGTTCACGGGATTCATAACTTTGCAGACTGGTATTGCGCCCCCACTGCGCCAGGAACGACGGTAGGGATTCCGGCTTGATGCGGAAGAATTCGACGTCGATCTTGTCGACGTTCAGCGCGATCACCGGCAAGCCTTCGGCCAAACGCGTCGGCAACAACGTGCCCCGGCTGGCGAAGCCGACGGTGGCTTGCAGATCACGGGTTTCCAGGCGGGCGCTGTATTCGGCGGCGAGCGTATTGCCATTGACCGCCTTGACCCCGGCGTCGACCGTCAGCACCAGCTTGCGCTGCGGCTCCAGATGGCGCAGACGCAGCTCCATCAGGTTATCGGAAAGCTCCCAGGCGCCATCGACCTTGCCGGACTTGGCATCCACCAGATGCAGCTTGTCAGCGAACTTCTGCTCGGGGTCCAGGGGAATGGAAAAACTCACCGACAACGTACTGGCCCCATCGAGCTGCACCTCGGACACATCCACCACACTCAACTCACGCCCGGCATAACGCTGCTTCAACGCCGCCACATCCACCACCGCCTTGGCCGGCTGCGGCGCCGTTGCCACGGAGGGAGCCGGCGGAGCGGCCGGTTTATCGGAAGAATCGCATGCACTCAGCAGGGCCAGCGCACAGGCCAGGAACAGTCCTTTGTTAAGCATGGGGCACTCGTAATCAGGGGGGAACCGAGGGATGAACTATAGATCAGCGCCGACCAGACTGATGAGGCGCTGGTCACATTGACCGACGGGGGGTGGTTTGGTTCTCGAACACCGGCAAACCCAGCCAAATCCCACACACATCGATACTCGGGGGCCTGGACCGTCAGCGTCATTTTCCGAAGCAACCGCAGGGGCATCGTCATGAGGTTTTAGTCCGAGAGTTAGTAACCGTAGATGGGGTCGAAATAGGAAAGTGGGGGGTGGGTTTTTTCCCACTCTTCAGCGAAAGCTATTCCTTGCCGGATTTCCTGTTCATTCATCTTTTCAGCAATTCTTGGAAGGTTTCTCTTGCCATCCGTTGGCCCTATACCTCCTCCTTCAAGTTTAGAAAGCATATAAGTCAAGCCATAAGCCTTCACTAGATCAAGAGGAAGCCCGTATCTTTCGGGCAAGTGCGCTATATTTAGAGCGTAACTTACCATAGCTTCAATATGTCCTGCCTCAGCAGTTTTCTTAAGCCAATATCCGACATCGGCCTCACTGCCGCCATGCTCATATAGGAAATTGGCATATAAATACATTCCCGGCGGAAAACCGCTCTCCGCCGATGCCTTAAACCATTTTTCAATGGCTTTTTCACGGTTGCCCGGAATAAGAAACCAACCTCCGCCACCTTTATAAGCACTGGCTAATAGTTGCTGGCCGAATCCATCTCCTGCCTCGGCAGCTTTTTCTAACCATGCCAGACCTTGGTTGGCCGTAAAAAGTACAATCATTGCTTCCGTATCACCCTTTCCGGCGCGCTCACGAGCAATTTTTATTGCCTGTTTTCGCCATTGTTTTCCGGACTTTCCAGTGCAAGTTCCCATATAACGGCATAAGTCGTCCTTGCTGCTAAGGCGAAGCATGGCGTAAAGATCGCCCTGTTCGGCAGCGGCTTCATACCATTTTTTTGCTTCGACGGTGGTGTAGCGTTTACTCAAGCGAATAGCCTCGCCTAGATAATATTGAGCCTGTCTATCGCCCGCTTCTGCCGCCGTCTTTAGGAGTGGTTGAGAATCGTACCAGTCACTTTGTTTATATAGTGCGATCCCGCGGTCTTTAGCCGCTTGTTGCTCCGGTGTAAGTTGGGCAGCGGCTGCGCTGGAAAATAATAGAGTAAAGACCGCGCTAATAATGACTTGATTAATCAATGTTTGGCCCTTTATAGACTGTCTTGATTTCTTCAACAGGTGCGGAAGCTGGTCCCGCACATGCTTACAATAGGTCAGGCCTGCCGGCATCGAGCGAGCGCCATTCCTGCTCATACAAACTTAGTACCCGTAGATGGGGTGGAAATAGGAAAGCGGGGGATGGTTTTTTTCCCATTTCTTAGCGAAAGCTATGCCCTCCTGAATTTCCTGCCCTTTCATCTTTTCAGCGATTTTTTGAAGATTTCTTTGACCATCCTCAGATGCAGTTCCACCGCCCTCAAGTTTGGAGAGCAAGTAAGTCAACCCATAAGCCTTTACCAAGTCGAGTGAATACCCAAGATCATCAGGCAGATGAGCAAGTCGAAGTGCGTAATTACTAACCCCAGTAATATATCCGCCTTCTGCTGACTTCTTAAGCCAATGTGCCATCTCTCTTTTAGTGCCATTATTGTCATACAAAAAACTTGCATAGGAATACATCGCTTCTGGGTTCCCCCCTTCTGCCGAAGCCTTGAACCATCGTTCAACCGCCTTTTCTCGGTTTCCCGGAATTAAGAACCATCCATATCCATCCTTGTAAGCGTTCGCTAATAAGTTCTGAGCATAACTATCTCCCGCATCAGCGGCTTTTTCTAACCACCCCAATCCTCGTCCGGCGGTATAAAGGACTGTCATTGCCTCTGTGTCGCCTTTTTCCGCGCGCTCATAGGCAATTTTAAGTGCCTGTTGTCGCCAGTCTGTTCCAGACTTTTCACTGCATGTACCCATATACTTGCATAAGTCATCCTTACTGCTAAGACGGAGCATGGAGTAAAGATCGCCCTGTTCGGCAGCGGCTTCATACCATTTTCTTGCTTCGGCAGTGGTGCGCCAATTACTGAGTCGAATAGCCTCGCCCAAATAATATTGAGCCTGTCTATCGCCCGCTTCTGCTGCCGTCTTTAGGAGTGGTTGAGAATCGTACCAGTCACTTTGTTTATATAGTGCGATCCCGCGGTCTTTAGCCGTTTGTTGCTCCGGTGTAAATTGGGCAGCGGCTGCGTTGGAAAATAATAGAGTAAAGACGGTGCTAATAATGACTTGATTAATCAATGTTTGGCCCTTTATAGACTGTCTTGATTTCTTAAACAGGTAGGGCCTGCCGGTGTCGGCGAGCACGATTCCTGCTCATACAAACTCAGTAACCGAAAATGGGGTGAAAATAGGAAAGCGGGGGATGGTTTTTTTCCCACTCCTTAGCAAAAGCTATGCCCTCCCGGATTTCCTGCTCATTCATCTTTTCAGCGATTCTTGGAAGATTTCTTTGACCATTCTCAGGTGCAGTGCCACCGCCCTCAAGCTTGGAGAGCAAGTAAGTCAACCCATAAGCTTTTACCAAGTCGAGTGGATACCCAAGTTCATCAGGCAGATGAGCAAGTCGAACTGCGTAGTTGCTAACCCCAGTAATATATCCGCCCTCCGCTGACCTCTTAAGCCAATGCGCCACCTCTTTCTTATCGCCATTCTTTTCATACAACAGATTTGCATAGGAGAACATTGCTTCTGGATCCCCACCTTCTGCCGAAGCTTTGAACCATCGTTCAACAGCCTTTTCTCGGTTTCCAGGAATTAAGAACCACCCATATCCATCCTTGTAAGCGTTCGCTAATAAGTTCTGAGCATAGCTATCTCCTGCATCAGCGGCTTTTTCTAACCATCCCAATCCTCGTCCGGCGGTATAAAGGACTGTCATTGCCTCTGTGTCGCCTTTTTCCGCGCGCTCATAGGCAATTTTAAGTGCCTGTTGTCGCCAGTCTGTTCCAGACTTTTCACTGCATGTACCCATATACTTGCATAAGTCATCCTTACTGCTAAGACGGAGCATGGAGTAAAGATCGCCCTGTTCGGCAGCGGCTTCATACCATTTTCTTGCTTCAGCAGTGGTGTGCCAATTACTGAGTCGAATAGCCTCGCCCAAATAATATTGAGCCTGTCTATCGCCCGCTTCTGCTGCCGTCTTTAGGAGTGGTTGAGAATCGTACCAGTCACTTTGTTTATATAATGCGATCCCGCGGTCTTTAGCGGCTTGCTGCTCCTGTGTAAGTTGGGCAATGGCAGTGCTCGAAAACAATAGAGTAAAGACGGTGCTGATAATGATGTAATTAATCAATGTTTGGCCCTTTATAGACTGTCTTGATTTCTTCAACAGGTAGGACCTGCCGGTATCAACCGAGCGCCACTCCTGTTCATAAAAACTCAGTAACCGAAGATGGGGTCGAAATAGGAAAGAGGGGGATGTGTTTTTTCCCACTCCTTAGCGAAAGCTATGCCCTCCTGGATTTCCAGTTCATTCATCTTTTCAGCGATTTTTGGAAGGTTTCTTTGACCATCCTCGGCTGCAGTGCCACCACCCTCAAGTTTGGAGAGCAAGTAAGTCAACCCATAAGCTGTTACCAAGTCGAGTGAGTACCCAACGTCATCAGGCAGATGAGCAAGTCGAAGTGCGTAGTTGCTAACCCCGGTAATATATCCACCTTCTGCTGACTTCTTAAGCCAATATGCCATCTCTTTTTTAGTGCCATTATTTTCATACAAAAAATCTACATAGGAAAACATTGCGTCTGGATTCCCTCCTTCTGCCGAGGCCTTGAACCATCGTTCAACCGCCTTTTTTCGGTTTCCCGGAATTAAGAACCACCCACCTCCATCCCTATAAACTTTCGCTAGTAAGTTCTGAGCATAGCTATCTCCCGCATCAGCGGCTTTTTCTAACCATCCCAATCCTTGCCTGGCGATATAAAGTACTGTCATTGCCTCTGTGTCGCCTTTTTCCGCGCGTTCACGACCAACTTTTAGTGCTAGTTTTCGCCACTCAGTTCCAGACTTCTCATTGCATGTACCCATATATTTGCATAAGTCATATTTATTACTAAGACGGAGCATGGAGTAAAGATCGCCCTGTTCGGCAGCGGCCTCATACCATTTTTTTGCTTCAGCAGTGGTGTGCCAATTACTGAGTCGAATAGCCTCGCCTAGATAATATTGAGCCTGTCTATCGCCCGCTTCCGCTGCCGTCTTTAGGAGTGGCTGAGAATCGTACCAGTCACTTTGTTTATATAATGCGATCCCGCGGTCTTTAGCCGCTTGTTGCTCCGGTGTAAGTTGGGCAATGGCCGCGCCCGAAAACAACAGAGTAAATACGGCGCTGATAATTATTTGCTCAATCAATCTTCGACCCTCTATATACTTATATTCACACCAAAACTTAAATTGTAGTTTTTTGTGCTTAAGGCCGAATACATAGAGCCGCACTTATCGCGCTGCTGCCGATGAAGCGGCCAGGGTATCAGCATGAATTCTTAATTAAAAACTCAGTAACCGTAAGCTGGAGCAAAATATGAGAGAGGAGGGTGAGTCTTTTCCCATTCTTTAGCGAAAGCTATACCCTGCTGTATTTGCCGCTCATTCATCTTTTCAGCAATTCTTGGAAGGTTTCTCTTTCCATCTTCTGGTCCAACGCCTCCTCCTTCAAGTTTAGAAAGCATGTAAGTCAAGCCATAAGCCTTCACTAGATCAAGAGGAAGCCCGTATCTTTCAGGCAAGTGCGCTATATTTAGAGCGTAACTTACCATAGCTTCAATATGTCCTGCCTCAGCAGTTTTCTTAAGCCAATATCCGACATCGGCCTCACTGCCCCCATGTTTATA
It encodes:
- a CDS encoding tetratricopeptide repeat protein, which gives rise to MIEQIIISAVFTLLFSGAAIAQLTPEQQAAKDRGIALYKQSDWYDSQPLLKTAAEAGDRQAQYYLGEAIRLSNWHTTAEAKKWYEAAAEQGDLYSMLRLSNKYDLCKYMGTCNEKSGTEWRKLALKVGRERAEKGDTEAMTVLYIARQGLGWLEKAADAGDSYAQNLLAKVYRDGGGWFLIPGNRKKAVERWFKASAEGGNPDAMFSYVDFLYENNGTKKEMAYWLKKSAEGGYITGVSNYALRLAHLPDDVGYSLDLVTAYGLTYLLSKLEGGGTAAEDGQRNLPKIAEKMNELEIQEGIAFAKEWEKTHPPLSYFDPIFGY
- a CDS encoding tetratricopeptide repeat protein, translated to MLADTGRPYLFKKSRQSIKGQTLINQVIISTVFTLLFSNAAAAQFTPEQQTAKDRGIALYKQSDWYDSQPLLKTAAEAGDRQAQYYLGEAIRLSNWRTTAEARKWYEAAAEQGDLYSMLRLSSKDDLCKYMGTCSEKSGTDWRQQALKIAYERAEKGDTEAMTVLYTAGRGLGWLEKAADAGDSYAQNLLANAYKDGYGWFLIPGNREKAVERWFKASAEGGNPEAMYSYASFLYDNNGTKREMAHWLKKSAEGGYITGVSNYALRLAHLPDDLGYSLDLVKAYGLTYLLSKLEGGGTASEDGQRNLQKIAEKMKGQEIQEGIAFAKKWEKNHPPLSYFHPIYGY
- a CDS encoding tetratricopeptide repeat protein; the protein is MINQVIISAVFTLLFSSAAAAQLTPEQQAAKDRGIALYKQSDWYDSQPLLKTAAEAGDRQAQYYLGEAIRLSKRYTTVEAKKWYEAAAEQGDLYAMLRLSSKDDLCRYMGTCTGKSGKQWRKQAIKIARERAGKGDTEAMIVLFTANQGLAWLEKAAEAGDGFGQQLLASAYKGGGGWFLIPGNREKAIEKWFKASAESGFPPGMYLYANFLYEHGGSEADVGYWLKKTAEAGHIEAMVSYALNIAHLPERYGLPLDLVKAYGLTYMLSKLEGGGIGPTDGKRNLPRIAEKMNEQEIRQGIAFAEEWEKTHPPLSYFDPIYGY
- a CDS encoding tetratricopeptide repeat protein, which gives rise to MINYIIISTVFTLLFSSTAIAQLTQEQQAAKDRGIALYKQSDWYDSQPLLKTAAEAGDRQAQYYLGEAIRLSNWHTTAEARKWYEAAAEQGDLYSMLRLSSKDDLCKYMGTCSEKSGTDWRQQALKIAYERAEKGDTEAMTVLYTAGRGLGWLEKAADAGDSYAQNLLANAYKDGYGWFLIPGNREKAVERWFKASAEGGDPEAMFSYANLLYEKNGDKKEVAHWLKRSAEGGYITGVSNYAVRLAHLPDELGYPLDLVKAYGLTYLLSKLEGGGTAPENGQRNLPRIAEKMNEQEIREGIAFAKEWEKNHPPLSYFHPIFGY